A single region of the Palaemon carinicauda isolate YSFRI2023 chromosome 17, ASM3689809v2, whole genome shotgun sequence genome encodes:
- the LOC137656371 gene encoding octapeptide-repeat protein T2-like, with translation MIWREEVWWKRIPLIEGIGEGISGNQPLNVGIIVVKKKDKMKDDMERVGSVEEDAFDGRKRSKKRKGQRERQREKDAQKKEAERNRRIEERCKYRKQQIKKEEGERKTTRDREPVRETSIKKDKHREKGKQRERQAKRERVAVREKQAETKRTRKRETRKERKRSSERETSRDKENQKERNKEREKEKQREKPAKRQTEAVREREAVREREAERQKQAKRKREAEKEKYRKKQADKEKQREKTKQRDKFKQ, from the exons atgatatggagagaagaggtttggtggaagaggatacctttgatagaaggcattggagagggcatatcaggcaaccaaccccttaatgtagggataattgtGGTAAAGAAgaaagataagatgaaggatgatatggagagagtaGGTTCGGTGGAGGAGGATGCTTTTGATGGAAGGA AAAGAAGCAAAAAGAGAAAAGGGCaaagagagagacaaagagagaaagATGCGCAGAAGAAAGAAGCAGAGAGAAACAGAAGGATAGAAGAAAGATGCAAATACAGAAAGCAGCAGATAAAGAAagaagagggagaaagaaaaacaaCGAGAGACAGAGAACCAGTGAGAGAAACAAGCATAAAGAAAGACAAGCATAGGGAGAAAGGGAAGCAAAGAGAGAGACAAGCAAAGAGAGAAAGAGTAGCAGTGAGAGAGAAACAAGCAGAGACAAAGAGAACCAGAAAGAGAGAaacaaggaaagagagaaagagaagcagTGAGAGAGAAACAAGCAGAGACAAAGAGAACCAGAAAGAGAGAaacaaggaaagagagaaagagaagcaaAGAGAGAAACCAGCAAAGAGACAAACAGAAGCAGTGAGAGAAAGAGAAGCAGTGAGAGAAAGAGAAGCAGAGAGACAGAAACaagcaaagagaaaaagagaagCAGAAAAGGAGAAGTATAGAAAGAAACAAGCAGacaaagagaagcagagagagaaaaCCAAGCAAAGAGACAAATTTAAGCAGTGA